In Candidatus Vesicomyosocius okutanii, one DNA window encodes the following:
- the fabA gene encoding bifunctional 3-hydroxydecanoyl-ACP dehydratase/trans-2-decenoyl-ACP isomerase, giving the protein MQNSFSYNELIKCGDGELFGLGNAQLPKPPMLMFDRISHISNDGGEYGKGEIIAELDINPNLWFFKCHFNEDPVMPGCLGLDAMWQLIGFYLGWLGGPGRGRALGAGNIKFVGQVLPSAKKVTYKIDLSRVIARKLYMGVADATMEVDSKVIYEATNLKVGLFTDTSKM; this is encoded by the coding sequence ATGCAAAATTCTTTCTCTTATAATGAGTTAATTAAATGTGGCGATGGCGAATTGTTTGGATTAGGTAATGCCCAACTGCCAAAGCCCCCTATGTTAATGTTTGATCGTATTAGTCATATTTCTAATGATGGAGGCGAATACGGCAAAGGTGAAATTATTGCTGAATTAGATATTAATCCTAATCTATGGTTTTTCAAATGTCATTTTAATGAAGACCCAGTTATGCCTGGTTGCTTAGGGCTAGATGCAATGTGGCAATTAATTGGTTTTTATCTTGGATGGTTAGGGGGGCCTGGCCGTGGTCGTGCACTTGGTGCTGGTAATATTAAATTTGTTGGACAAGTGCTTCCCAGTGCAAAAAAAGTAACCTATAAGATAGACTTATCACGCGTTATTGCACGTAAATTGTATATGGGTGTAGCCGACGCAACCATGGAAGTCGATAGCAAGGTGATTTACGAGGCTACAAACCTTAAAGTTGGATTATTTACTGATACTAGCAAAATGTAA